From one Desulfonatronum sp. SC1 genomic stretch:
- a CDS encoding FeoA family protein, which yields MSITATEITAPLSEMRIKECRILVGVMREGLAVRLASMGLAPGACVTMVRNGGATVVVAVDRTYLALDQRIVADILVGPVVR from the coding sequence ATGTCGATAACGGCGACGGAAATAACGGCTCCGCTTTCAGAGATGCGGATCAAGGAATGCAGGATTCTGGTCGGGGTAATGAGAGAAGGGCTGGCGGTCAGGCTCGCGTCCATGGGACTCGCTCCGGGGGCCTGCGTAACCATGGTCAGAAACGGCGGGGCAACGGTGGTGGTCGCCGTGGACCGCACCTATCTGGCGCTTGATCAGCGGATCGTCGCGGATATTCTTGTCGGTCCGGTGGTACGGTAG
- a CDS encoding MotA/TolQ/ExbB proton channel family protein: MNIVALLASFIYLVSSSLLLPVLLLLSLITVWLLTYSGQFFGLWLARRRLSTPANAIESLTALHFNGFSAPVRAFGQAFDQVRQTPGAEIAVLNLLRDTEHGMWRSLDRLKMLIRIGPGLGLMGTLIPLGTGLAALGQGDLTRLSGDLVIAFTTTVVGMALGLLSYFFFTIQRRWVEEDVKNMELLCEVAMREERS; encoded by the coding sequence ATGAACATCGTCGCCCTGCTGGCATCGTTTATCTATCTTGTCTCCTCGTCGCTGCTGTTGCCGGTGCTGCTGCTGCTCAGCCTCATTACGGTCTGGCTGCTGACCTACAGCGGCCAGTTCTTCGGCCTGTGGCTGGCTCGCAGGCGGCTGTCCACCCCTGCCAACGCCATCGAATCATTGACGGCCCTGCACTTTAACGGCTTTTCCGCCCCGGTTCGTGCTTTTGGCCAGGCATTTGATCAAGTGCGGCAGACGCCCGGGGCGGAGATCGCGGTTCTCAACCTGCTGCGTGACACCGAGCACGGAATGTGGCGCTCGCTGGACCGGCTCAAGATGCTGATCCGCATCGGGCCGGGACTGGGTCTGATGGGTACCCTTATTCCTCTGGGTACCGGTCTGGCGGCCCTGGGCCAAGGCGATCTGACCCGTTTGTCCGGGGATCTGGTCATCGCCTTTACCACCACGGTGGTGGGCATGGCCCTGGGGCTGCTCAGCTATTTCTTCTTCACCATCCAGCGCCGCTGGGTGGAAGAGGATGTAAAAAATATGGAACTGCTCTGCGAAGTGGCCATGCGGGAGGAACGATCATGA
- a CDS encoding DUF6290 family protein → MLTVRLPEEIESRLNDLADATNRPKSFYVREALKRYLEDIEDIYLAESALEKFRASGEKAIPLDELERRLALED, encoded by the coding sequence ATGCTCACCGTTCGACTTCCGGAAGAAATTGAATCCCGGCTCAACGATCTTGCCGATGCCACCAACAGGCCCAAAAGTTTTTACGTGCGTGAAGCCCTGAAGCGGTACCTTGAAGATATTGAGGATATTTATCTTGCCGAATCAGCGCTGGAAAAATTCCGGGCAAGCGGGGAAAAAGCGATTCCCTTAGATGAACTGGAGCGTCGCCTTGCCCTGGAAGATTGA
- a CDS encoding ferrous iron transporter B, protein MPAMAGGVCGTRMPGAGRKTVTVAVAGQPNCGKSTIFNGLTGSRQHVGNWPGKTVECREGLVETPAAGFRLVDLPGIYSLSANSAEEEIAAEFLATGNVDVIIAVVNAASLRRTMYLVAEMAALKKPMVIALNMMDVAKAEGVEVAPDELARAVNCPVVPMSAARGVGVQELICAVERSWQSSGNGGGSPGVSAPDSVTNHDAAGPVDDGLPRGVAAVEANCRWVNQVCAGAVRETGDAAGTTAKWDRVLLHAVWGRLLAWIGAPAAVLLGLALGVLTGGKILRAVMDAAPGIKAAYPGMLGSLFADGIIMGLAWNMALVCFIAFTYGIFCFLEDVGYLARMAFFFDGLLRRFGITGKSAIPMILGLVCNTVAMAGARVVDTRRQRLITVAMLPFLPCAGQTFVAVMFIMAFFPFKTGMVMLLALTCMTLALSAAAGRLLHAALPHSPGDGLIMELPLYHRPNIKTILRAVWTRISLFVRRVSGLIMAAVILVWAAGYFPDGSLETSYMYRLGQWLEPFAGLMGMDWRFMVALLSSFVAKETTAGTLAVLFSLGAADGQAVSSAIAGAISPAGALAFVIASHLYVPCLATIVMLRSETGSWRWTGVQLAIMFTLAFTMAMATYQVAKLLL, encoded by the coding sequence ATGCCCGCCATGGCAGGCGGGGTGTGCGGGACAAGGATGCCTGGGGCAGGTCGGAAAACGGTGACCGTGGCCGTGGCGGGTCAGCCCAATTGCGGGAAATCCACGATCTTCAACGGGCTTACCGGTTCACGTCAGCATGTGGGCAACTGGCCCGGAAAAACCGTGGAGTGCCGGGAAGGGTTGGTGGAAACACCCGCGGCCGGTTTCCGGCTGGTTGATCTTCCAGGCATCTACAGTCTGAGCGCCAATTCGGCGGAAGAAGAGATTGCCGCCGAATTTCTGGCCACGGGAAACGTGGACGTGATCATCGCCGTGGTCAATGCCGCGTCGCTCAGAAGAACCATGTATCTCGTGGCCGAGATGGCGGCCCTGAAAAAGCCGATGGTCATCGCCCTGAACATGATGGACGTGGCAAAAGCCGAGGGCGTTGAGGTCGCACCCGACGAATTGGCTCGGGCCGTGAATTGTCCGGTGGTGCCGATGAGCGCGGCCCGGGGCGTGGGCGTTCAGGAACTGATTTGCGCCGTGGAACGCTCCTGGCAAAGCAGCGGGAACGGGGGCGGATCGCCTGGTGTTTCGGCTCCGGACTCAGTGACAAACCATGACGCCGCCGGGCCCGTGGACGACGGCTTGCCGCGCGGCGTTGCCGCCGTCGAGGCCAACTGCCGCTGGGTGAACCAGGTCTGCGCCGGGGCGGTGCGCGAAACCGGGGATGCGGCAGGAACCACGGCCAAATGGGACCGGGTCCTGCTGCATGCGGTGTGGGGCAGACTCCTGGCCTGGATCGGAGCCCCGGCCGCCGTGCTGCTCGGGCTGGCCCTCGGGGTGCTCACCGGCGGCAAAATTCTGCGCGCCGTCATGGACGCCGCACCGGGCATCAAGGCCGCGTATCCCGGAATGCTTGGCAGCCTTTTCGCGGACGGGATCATCATGGGCCTGGCTTGGAACATGGCCTTGGTCTGCTTCATCGCCTTCACCTACGGAATATTCTGCTTTCTGGAAGACGTGGGCTATCTGGCGCGGATGGCCTTTTTCTTCGACGGTTTGCTGCGCCGGTTCGGCATCACGGGAAAATCCGCCATTCCCATGATTCTCGGTCTGGTCTGCAACACGGTGGCCATGGCCGGAGCCCGCGTGGTGGATACGCGGCGCCAGCGTCTGATCACCGTGGCCATGCTGCCCTTTCTGCCGTGCGCCGGGCAGACATTCGTGGCCGTGATGTTCATCATGGCTTTTTTCCCGTTCAAGACCGGCATGGTGATGCTCCTGGCGCTCACCTGCATGACTCTGGCCCTGTCCGCGGCGGCGGGCCGACTGTTGCACGCCGCGCTGCCGCACAGTCCAGGAGACGGATTGATCATGGAACTGCCCCTGTATCACCGCCCCAACATCAAAACCATCCTCAGGGCGGTGTGGACGAGGATATCGCTGTTCGTGCGCCGCGTGTCCGGCCTGATCATGGCCGCCGTGATTCTGGTGTGGGCTGCTGGATATTTTCCCGACGGGAGCCTCGAGACCAGCTATATGTATCGCTTAGGTCAATGGCTGGAGCCCTTTGCCGGACTGATGGGCATGGACTGGCGGTTCATGGTCGCGCTGCTGAGTTCGTTCGTGGCCAAGGAAACCACAGCCGGAACCCTGGCCGTGCTTTTTTCGCTCGGCGCGGCGGACGGCCAGGCTGTTTCCTCGGCCATTGCCGGAGCCATCTCTCCTGCCGGAGCATTGGCCTTTGTCATTGCTTCCCACTTGTACGTACCCTGCCTGGCGACCATCGTCATGCTCCGCTCGGAAACCGGCTCCTGGCGCTGGACCGGGGTGCAATTGGCGATCATGTTCACCCTGGCCTTCACCATGGCCATGGCGACCTACCAGGTGGCCAAGCTGTTGCTGTAA
- a CDS encoding methyltransferase: MLPLPFVEQDYSDLYGLVAAPIRARLLTVGLELGVFDHLDEFRDLSELSAAIRSHPGNTELFLDALAAIGVVEKKEGRYRNTEQTMRFLMRRSPVYLGDLLLMITHRCADSLGDLPKLVLGGPQRDPVCDGSSEATWAEAARVSAAWVTGGVGQTMAAVLADLPEFPRFQKMLDLGGGHGMFALYFTAAHPSMTGVVFDRPAVVAAAEEFIREYAAQDRLSVQAGDYLHDDIGTGYDLVWACSTLNFARHDLDTLIGKVFAALNPGGVFASFQDGLTHERTRPDIMLGHLGEAMRLGRDVFFSQGEIAASMLRCGFRHVHSRTVETPMGPMDLDVARK, from the coding sequence ATGCTGCCCTTGCCATTTGTTGAACAGGATTATTCGGACCTGTACGGCCTTGTCGCCGCGCCCATCCGCGCCCGCCTGCTGACCGTGGGACTCGAACTGGGGGTTTTCGATCATCTGGACGAGTTCCGCGACCTATCGGAACTCTCCGCGGCCATAAGGTCGCACCCCGGCAATACGGAACTGTTTCTTGACGCCCTGGCCGCCATCGGGGTGGTGGAGAAGAAGGAGGGGCGGTATCGCAACACCGAGCAAACCATGCGCTTTTTGATGCGCCGCAGCCCGGTCTATCTCGGAGACCTGCTGCTGATGATCACGCACCGATGCGCGGACTCCTTGGGGGATCTTCCAAAGCTGGTGCTTGGCGGTCCGCAGCGCGACCCTGTCTGCGACGGTTCCTCGGAAGCGACGTGGGCCGAAGCCGCGCGGGTCAGCGCGGCATGGGTCACGGGCGGCGTCGGGCAGACCATGGCCGCCGTTCTCGCGGACCTGCCGGAATTCCCGAGGTTTCAAAAAATGCTCGACCTGGGCGGGGGGCACGGCATGTTCGCTCTGTATTTCACGGCCGCCCATCCGTCCATGACCGGCGTGGTGTTCGATCGGCCGGCGGTGGTCGCGGCTGCCGAAGAATTCATTCGGGAATACGCCGCCCAGGATCGCCTGAGCGTACAGGCCGGGGATTATCTGCATGACGACATCGGCACGGGGTATGATCTGGTCTGGGCCTGCTCGACTCTGAACTTCGCCCGGCACGATCTGGACACGCTGATCGGGAAGGTCTTCGCGGCCCTGAATCCCGGAGGGGTTTTCGCCAGTTTCCAGGACGGCCTGACCCACGAGCGGACCAGGCCGGACATCATGCTAGGACATCTGGGCGAGGCCATGCGCCTGGGCCGTGACGTCTTTTTCAGTCAGGGCGAGATCGCCGCATCCATGCTGCGATGCGGGTTTCGCCATGTGCATTCGCGAACCGTGGAGACGCCCATGGGGCCGATGGATCTGGATGTCGCGCGGAAATAG
- a CDS encoding TonB-dependent siderophore receptor, whose amino-acid sequence MIKRLCLPLLLTIFPAVSALAGEESVTLEQVVVTATRGEEKITTIPAKVEVIDSREIERTSGETLTEQLKKNSSIGVVEYPGALAGIGIRGFRPEFSGITKHSLVLINGRPAGATNLATIPVDNIERIEVLKGPASSLYGGEAMGGVVNIITKKSSDELAGMAEIGFGSFQSNSQKAAMGGAVGNGFDFDLSARRFEQADDFKMGNGETRANTSYKTQNGGLRIGKAFYDTWRFDLSGDLYQGRDIETPGDIFHGDLKSGHKDIDRYGLDFIVAGNLNKDNRLSFTAYRTNETSENYQHYTGGAPVRVEPFRGYDSQTDWLGFQLKNEYSWQGHRFIIGADYQDITVESRGYNQDGSRKAPWSPNEGRENWAGYLETIWKLMDERLTASLGGRYDTFTVETKTTPYKTDFTPNSEDFSTVSPRAGLNYLFDGGVRLHSTLGQGFVPPSAAQLAGYAETVVGGITMVTRGNPDLDPESSLTFDLGVGYVRPQWGLNLDLTYFHTDVDDRISSVTTGTTTTYQNSLGAKMEGIETILSFDIGAPLAWERSLEFFINATHMLKAREEQTDGTMRDIHNVARHTINYGVRYEDGMFDAKLHFRNQGRMKDTDWNAAGYPEVEYPSFTVADLVVGITFFSQHRLTLRADNLFNKDYYEKKGYPKPGRAFYASYRYEF is encoded by the coding sequence ATGATAAAACGGCTGTGTCTCCCCCTTTTACTCACCATTTTTCCTGCTGTGTCGGCCTTAGCCGGAGAAGAATCCGTAACCTTGGAGCAAGTGGTGGTCACCGCCACCCGCGGCGAGGAGAAGATAACGACAATCCCGGCCAAGGTGGAGGTTATCGATAGCCGGGAGATTGAACGAACCTCCGGTGAAACCCTCACGGAACAACTGAAAAAGAACAGTTCCATCGGGGTCGTTGAATATCCAGGCGCCCTTGCCGGGATCGGGATCCGTGGTTTCCGGCCGGAGTTCAGCGGCATTACCAAGCATTCCCTGGTGCTGATCAACGGCAGACCGGCCGGGGCCACCAACCTCGCCACCATTCCGGTCGATAATATTGAACGGATCGAGGTGCTCAAAGGCCCGGCCTCTTCGCTCTACGGCGGTGAGGCCATGGGTGGGGTGGTCAACATCATCACCAAAAAAAGCAGCGACGAGCTCGCCGGGATGGCCGAGATCGGGTTCGGCTCCTTTCAGAGCAACAGCCAGAAGGCGGCTATGGGCGGGGCTGTCGGCAACGGTTTTGATTTTGACCTCTCCGCCCGGCGTTTTGAGCAGGCCGATGATTTCAAGATGGGTAATGGCGAGACCAGGGCCAACACCAGCTATAAAACGCAAAACGGCGGCCTGCGCATCGGCAAAGCCTTTTATGACACGTGGCGCTTTGATCTCAGCGGTGATCTCTACCAGGGCCGCGACATTGAGACCCCTGGCGACATCTTTCACGGTGATCTGAAGTCAGGGCATAAGGATATAGACCGATACGGCCTGGATTTTATCGTGGCCGGCAATCTCAATAAAGACAACCGGCTCTCCTTTACCGCCTACCGGACCAATGAAACCTCGGAAAATTACCAGCATTACACAGGCGGGGCGCCTGTCCGGGTTGAGCCGTTTCGCGGTTATGATTCGCAAACCGACTGGCTCGGTTTTCAGCTTAAGAATGAGTATTCCTGGCAAGGCCATCGTTTCATCATCGGCGCTGATTACCAGGATATCACCGTGGAGAGCCGCGGTTATAATCAGGACGGTTCCAGAAAGGCTCCCTGGTCCCCGAACGAGGGCCGGGAAAACTGGGCGGGCTATCTGGAAACCATCTGGAAACTCATGGATGAGCGGCTCACCGCAAGCCTGGGCGGCCGTTACGATACGTTTACGGTGGAAACCAAAACGACCCCATACAAAACCGACTTCACTCCGAACTCGGAGGACTTTTCCACCGTCAGTCCGCGGGCCGGGCTGAACTATCTATTTGACGGCGGCGTAAGGCTGCACTCCACCCTGGGCCAGGGCTTCGTTCCGCCTTCCGCGGCCCAGTTGGCGGGCTATGCGGAGACCGTGGTCGGTGGGATCACCATGGTGACCCGGGGCAACCCGGATCTTGATCCGGAATCCTCCCTCACCTTCGATCTCGGCGTTGGCTATGTGCGGCCCCAGTGGGGCTTGAACCTGGATCTCACCTATTTTCATACCGATGTTGACGACAGGATCAGCAGCGTCACAACCGGCACCACCACGACCTACCAAAACAGTCTGGGCGCGAAGATGGAGGGGATCGAAACCATTCTTTCCTTCGACATCGGCGCCCCCCTGGCTTGGGAACGCTCCCTGGAATTCTTCATCAACGCCACCCACATGCTCAAGGCCAGGGAGGAACAAACCGACGGCACCATGCGGGATATTCATAATGTGGCCCGGCATACGATAAACTACGGGGTGCGGTACGAGGACGGGATGTTCGACGCCAAGCTGCATTTTCGCAATCAGGGCCGGATGAAGGATACCGACTGGAACGCTGCCGGCTATCCGGAGGTGGAATATCCATCTTTTACCGTGGCGGATCTGGTGGTCGGCATCACCTTCTTTTCTCAACACCGGCTCACCTTGCGGGCGGATAATCTCTTTAACAAGGATTATTACGAGAAAAAAGGCTATCCCAAGCCCGGACGTGCCTTTTATGCCTCCTATCGCTACGAGTTTTAG
- a CDS encoding DUF2162 family putative transporter, translating to MEVKSLILGLVFTMGVFAFKAGAGLGHGLRRQAGLRRNLLVVGGFYGGYLLLFALAWLMVAHFDFLAHLQMVMTLAAGGMLLHFLLAALLLLWGVVLLQKQSDQPAAASRGWLLLALPCPVCFAVILFTMAFLHNLLPGNPWLMAWLAGGFVLVSLGSGLLFFLLNQKVGGHGLGLVMVLAALYFLLTIAIVPQFGDLERIYRISSNMVVLADSRLLLLLAAMALAFGFGLIQSLRRYI from the coding sequence ATGGAGGTCAAATCACTCATCCTCGGTCTTGTTTTTACCATGGGCGTCTTTGCCTTCAAGGCCGGGGCCGGGCTGGGGCACGGCCTGCGCCGGCAGGCCGGTCTCCGGCGCAACCTGTTGGTGGTCGGTGGTTTTTACGGCGGCTACCTGCTGCTCTTTGCCCTGGCCTGGCTGATGGTGGCTCACTTTGATTTTCTGGCCCACCTGCAAATGGTCATGACCCTTGCCGCGGGCGGCATGCTCCTCCATTTTCTGCTCGCCGCCCTGCTGCTGCTCTGGGGCGTGGTGCTGCTGCAAAAACAAAGCGACCAGCCAGCAGCAGCCAGCCGAGGCTGGCTGCTGCTGGCCCTGCCCTGTCCGGTCTGCTTTGCGGTGATCCTTTTTACCATGGCCTTTCTCCACAATCTCCTGCCCGGCAATCCCTGGCTCATGGCCTGGCTTGCCGGCGGTTTTGTACTGGTCAGCCTGGGCAGCGGGCTGCTCTTCTTCCTCCTGAACCAGAAGGTCGGCGGCCATGGGCTGGGCCTGGTCATGGTGCTGGCCGCCCTCTACTTCCTGCTAACCATTGCCATCGTGCCCCAGTTCGGCGACCTGGAACGGATCTACCGGATCAGTAGCAACATGGTTGTGCTTGCCGACTCCCGTCTGCTCCTGCTGCTGGCCGCCATGGCCCTGGCCTTTGGCTTTGGTTTAATCCAATCACTACGGAGATATATATGA
- a CDS encoding cobaltochelatase subunit CobN, which yields MMMKKLLIICILLLLPASAPAHEIALLVIDNNSYLSNLAVDGMAAELKERIKVVSAGELEPGGEPLRKEIEAARVIVVDVMGRDLEDYLTAEIDLSGKTIYALRGSYDDVALKKKGFLFDNEVADYFRHLSRENIENMLRLVIHRHFDPAVSFAPLQPRLGLGLHHPEAPDLFSDVASFLKWQAARPGHDPQKPRLGLLFYSSYLTPGQQEPLDYLIKRLEEAGFNVLPCFGNDQQAIESFLLDDKGKARVDILLAFSLKFYSALTPKLAEDLRKLDVPIISAISLYKDTVEEWRQSPVGIGPREVAWTMASPEISGLIEPSVLMAKEKVVDRTSGKTWYVNQPVTENIERLIPRLKGWINLQGKANRDKKIAILFYNHHQGKQNVGASYLNIFASLEEIFKGLAGAGYTTGQPPGEQEIKRLILNGARNVGTWAPGELDAMVAAGDLVLLDPAEYEKWFAELPQAFRDAVIDQWGKPGDFQMMMHQGKIVIPMVRRGNMVMMPEPARGWGDDPMKLYHDTTLYPHHQYIAAYLWLQKKFGADAMIHLGTHATYEWTPGKQAGLSPSCPPEVLITDIPNH from the coding sequence ATGATGATGAAAAAACTCCTTATTATCTGTATACTCCTTTTGCTTCCGGCCAGCGCCCCGGCCCATGAAATTGCCTTGCTGGTCATCGACAATAACTCCTACCTCAGCAATCTGGCCGTGGACGGGATGGCGGCGGAGCTGAAAGAGCGGATCAAGGTCGTCTCCGCCGGCGAGCTGGAACCGGGTGGCGAGCCTTTACGCAAGGAGATCGAGGCGGCCCGGGTGATTGTCGTCGATGTCATGGGTCGGGATCTGGAGGATTATCTCACCGCCGAAATCGATCTTTCTGGCAAGACCATCTATGCCCTGCGCGGCTCTTACGATGACGTGGCCTTAAAGAAGAAGGGTTTTCTTTTTGATAACGAGGTGGCTGATTACTTCCGTCACCTGAGCCGGGAAAATATCGAGAACATGCTGCGCCTGGTGATCCATCGCCATTTCGACCCGGCGGTCTCCTTCGCGCCGCTACAGCCCCGGTTGGGGCTTGGCCTCCATCATCCCGAGGCTCCGGATCTTTTTTCGGATGTGGCCTCGTTTCTCAAGTGGCAGGCGGCGCGACCAGGCCATGATCCCCAAAAGCCGCGCCTGGGCCTGCTTTTTTATTCCTCATATTTGACTCCCGGCCAGCAGGAGCCTCTTGATTATCTGATCAAACGATTGGAGGAGGCGGGTTTCAACGTGCTGCCCTGTTTCGGCAACGACCAGCAGGCCATCGAGTCCTTTCTGCTCGATGACAAGGGCAAGGCGCGGGTGGATATCCTGCTCGCCTTTTCCCTCAAATTTTATTCCGCTCTCACCCCTAAACTGGCCGAGGATCTGCGCAAACTCGATGTGCCGATCATCTCGGCCATCAGCCTTTATAAGGACACGGTGGAGGAGTGGCGGCAAAGCCCGGTGGGGATCGGACCACGGGAGGTGGCCTGGACCATGGCCAGCCCGGAGATTTCCGGGTTGATCGAGCCCTCGGTGCTCATGGCCAAGGAAAAGGTGGTGGACCGGACCAGCGGCAAGACCTGGTATGTTAACCAACCGGTCACCGAGAATATCGAACGGCTGATCCCCCGGCTCAAGGGCTGGATCAACCTGCAAGGCAAGGCCAACCGCGACAAGAAAATCGCCATCCTCTTTTATAATCACCACCAGGGCAAGCAGAATGTCGGGGCCAGTTATCTCAATATCTTTGCCTCGCTGGAAGAGATTTTCAAGGGGCTTGCCGGGGCGGGCTATACCACCGGCCAGCCGCCCGGTGAGCAAGAGATCAAGAGGCTGATCCTGAACGGCGCCCGCAACGTGGGCACCTGGGCGCCGGGTGAACTGGATGCCATGGTGGCGGCGGGCGATCTGGTGCTGCTTGATCCGGCGGAGTATGAAAAATGGTTTGCCGAACTGCCGCAAGCCTTCCGCGACGCCGTGATCGACCAGTGGGGCAAACCGGGTGATTTTCAGATGATGATGCACCAGGGCAAGATCGTCATCCCCATGGTGCGGCGGGGCAATATGGTCATGATGCCGGAACCGGCCCGGGGCTGGGGCGACGACCCGATGAAGCTCTACCACGACACCACCCTTTATCCCCACCATCAGTACATCGCCGCCTACCTCTGGCTGCAAAAAAAGTTCGGGGCCGACGCCATGATCCATCTCGGCACCCATGCCACCTATGAGTGGACACCGGGCAAGCAGGCCGGGCTGTCGCCGTCGTGCCCGCCCGAGGTGCTGATCACCGATATCCCCAACCACTAG
- a CDS encoding DUF2149 domain-containing protein — protein MKYLQRHQKRGAGLSDNDPMAGVANLFDLGLVFIVGLLLAIFGAYRLEDLLQQDSQVTITKQSASGEIEIIIKDGKKIEAMMVSSEQAKGRGQRLGTAYRLEDGSMIYVPEGNP, from the coding sequence ATGAAATATCTTCAGCGCCACCAGAAGCGAGGCGCCGGTCTGTCCGACAACGACCCCATGGCCGGGGTGGCCAATCTCTTTGACCTGGGTCTGGTCTTTATCGTCGGGCTGCTGCTGGCCATCTTTGGCGCCTATCGTCTGGAAGATCTGCTGCAACAGGACTCACAGGTCACCATTACCAAACAGTCGGCCAGCGGTGAGATCGAGATTATCATCAAGGACGGTAAAAAAATCGAGGCCATGATGGTGAGCTCGGAGCAGGCCAAGGGGCGCGGCCAGCGCCTGGGCACCGCCTACCGGCTCGAAGACGGTTCCATGATCTATGTGCCGGAGGGAAATCCATGA